One Gordonia sp. SID5947 genomic region harbors:
- a CDS encoding NUDIX domain-containing protein — protein MSSPAPIVVSGVVIRDRDGLLLTVRKRGTQRFMLPGGKPEPGESAVRTAVRECAEEVGLAVDEADLYEWGRFRSAAANEAGCDVIATVFECALIEDDVSPAAEIDEVRWLNVNGCSMPDDLAPLVIEHVIPALRLRGHDS, from the coding sequence GTGTCGAGCCCCGCACCCATCGTCGTGAGCGGAGTCGTGATCCGCGACCGCGACGGACTTCTGCTGACCGTGCGCAAACGTGGCACTCAGCGATTCATGCTCCCCGGCGGTAAACCCGAACCGGGCGAATCTGCGGTGCGGACGGCGGTCCGGGAATGCGCGGAGGAGGTCGGTCTCGCCGTTGACGAGGCCGACCTGTACGAGTGGGGCCGATTTCGTTCGGCGGCCGCGAATGAGGCCGGATGCGATGTGATCGCAACGGTTTTCGAATGTGCGCTCATCGAAGACGACGTTTCGCCGGCAGCCGAGATCGACGAGGTCAGATGGCTGAACGTGAATGGATGTTCGATGCCCGATGATCTTGCGCCACTCGTGATCGAACATGTGATTCCGGCATTGCGGCTCCGCGGTCACGATTCCTGA
- a CDS encoding bile acid:sodium symporter family protein — protein MESSFATVGLPFALAVIMFGLGLSLSVADFRGVAKNPRAVAIILGCQIVVLPLLGFGLAVAFGLQPLLAVGLMTLAAAPGGTVANLYSHLFHGDVALNITLTALNSILALITLPIVVNFSAAWFLDTADGIGVQPAKMLQVFALVLIPVAVGMLVRARARSFADRADRPVRIASGVLIAVVVVGALLGEDRALEYATEAGAVTAVFCALSLTVGYVIPRLAGLSAAQCVAGGFEIGLHNATLALAVTLTVLDSSEMSVAPAVYGIVMFPLAVVFGVVVTRIGRMETGRTKTTGPSVHETEYRRDRP, from the coding sequence ATGGAATCATCGTTCGCGACAGTCGGGCTGCCGTTCGCCCTGGCGGTCATCATGTTCGGGCTGGGGTTGTCGCTCTCGGTCGCCGACTTCCGGGGCGTGGCAAAGAACCCTCGGGCGGTCGCGATCATCCTCGGGTGTCAGATCGTGGTGCTGCCGTTGCTCGGATTCGGACTCGCGGTCGCGTTCGGCCTGCAACCGTTGCTCGCCGTGGGATTGATGACGCTCGCCGCTGCGCCGGGTGGCACGGTCGCGAACCTCTACAGTCATCTGTTCCACGGCGACGTCGCGCTGAACATCACGCTGACCGCCCTCAACTCGATCCTCGCGCTCATCACGTTGCCGATCGTGGTCAATTTCTCGGCGGCCTGGTTTCTCGACACCGCCGACGGCATCGGTGTGCAGCCGGCCAAGATGCTGCAAGTCTTCGCGCTGGTCCTGATTCCCGTGGCAGTGGGCATGCTCGTCCGCGCGCGTGCGCGCTCGTTCGCCGACCGCGCAGACCGGCCGGTGCGGATCGCATCGGGCGTCCTGATCGCGGTGGTGGTCGTCGGCGCGCTGCTCGGCGAGGACCGGGCGCTCGAGTACGCGACCGAGGCGGGCGCGGTGACCGCGGTCTTCTGCGCCCTGTCTCTCACGGTCGGATACGTGATCCCGAGACTGGCCGGCCTGTCGGCCGCGCAATGCGTCGCGGGCGGCTTCGAGATCGGATTGCACAATGCCACCCTCGCGCTCGCCGTCACGCTCACCGTGCTCGACAGCTCGGAGATGTCGGTGGCACCGGCCGTCTACGGGATCGTCATGTTCCCACTCGCGGTGGTCTTCGGTGTGGTGGTCACCAGGATCGGGCGGATGGAAACCGGTCGGACGAAGACGACGGGGCCTTCGGTGCACGAGACCGAGTACAGGCGCGATCGGCCATGA
- the hisC gene encoding histidinol-phosphate transaminase, translating to MTLRIRPDLDDLPVYVPGKTFPGAVKLASNEVTEGPLPSVLEAIVTAAGSANRYPDNGMVELTAALAKKLGVTEDQVQVGCGSVILCQNLITATSGPGDEVLFAWRSFETYPLATRVAGATPVQVPLTSDLVHDLPAMAAAITDRTRLIFVCNPNNPTGTVVEADALREFLRTVPSDIIVALDEAYFEYLRLGPTQAYDAMELCREFRNLVVLRTFSKAYGLAGLRVGYAVGDPEVITALGKVHVPFTVSSVAQHAALACLEAGDELLTRTDAVVAERTRVTTRLRELGYRVPDSQANFVWLELGEAAMDFSRAAVEAGVVVRPFDGVRVTVTNPGENDVFLRFAEQWSRTA from the coding sequence GTGACCCTGCGCATCCGTCCAGACCTCGACGATCTGCCCGTCTACGTGCCCGGCAAGACCTTTCCGGGCGCCGTGAAGCTGGCCAGCAACGAGGTGACCGAGGGCCCGCTGCCCAGCGTTCTCGAGGCGATCGTCACAGCGGCCGGATCCGCGAACCGCTACCCCGACAACGGCATGGTCGAGCTCACCGCCGCGCTGGCGAAGAAGCTCGGGGTGACCGAAGACCAGGTGCAGGTGGGCTGTGGCTCGGTGATCCTCTGCCAGAACCTGATCACCGCCACCAGTGGGCCCGGTGACGAGGTGCTGTTCGCCTGGCGGTCCTTCGAAACCTATCCCCTCGCCACGCGGGTCGCCGGTGCGACACCGGTGCAGGTGCCGCTGACGTCCGACCTGGTCCATGATCTGCCTGCGATGGCCGCGGCGATCACCGACCGCACGCGATTGATCTTCGTCTGCAACCCGAACAATCCGACCGGCACCGTCGTCGAGGCGGACGCGTTGCGGGAGTTCCTACGGACCGTCCCCTCCGACATCATCGTCGCGCTCGACGAGGCCTACTTCGAGTATCTGAGGCTCGGCCCCACCCAGGCCTACGACGCCATGGAACTCTGCCGCGAGTTCCGCAACCTGGTGGTCCTGCGGACGTTCTCCAAGGCATACGGCCTGGCCGGACTACGGGTCGGCTACGCGGTCGGCGACCCCGAGGTGATCACCGCGCTGGGCAAGGTGCACGTCCCCTTCACGGTCAGCAGTGTCGCCCAGCACGCCGCACTGGCATGCCTCGAGGCCGGCGACGAACTGCTGACACGAACCGACGCCGTGGTGGCTGAGCGGACGCGGGTCACCACACGACTCCGCGAGCTGGGCTACCGGGTGCCCGACTCCCAGGCCAACTTCGTCTGGCTCGAACTCGGCGAGGCGGCGATGGATTTCTCCCGGGCAGCCGTCGAGGCCGGAGTGGTGGTGCGTCCGTTCGACGGCGTCCGCGTCACGGTCACCAATCCGGGCGAGAACGACGTCTTCCTGCGCTTCGCCGAGCAGTGGAGCCGGACGGCGTGA
- a CDS encoding alpha/beta hydrolase family protein, producing the protein MRKSRRWAAVVASLMVAVVGTAGAAHADDLKAAQISKTSKLSPERTDVWVRSPAMGGKVKVSVLTPRYGSGPRSTVYLLDGADAGEDVSDWITKGRAGKFFADKNVNVVLPTGGAGSFYTNWAHRDAKIGKPQWETFLAKELPPLIDAKFNGTGRNAVIGLSMGGQSAFTLAFRHPSLYSGIASLSGCPPVSGPVNESYVRTTVAKSGGDATNMWGPFGSANWDAHDPSKHLDKLRGKNIFIAAGSGAVGPLDLTAPYDPKDGPRSAVTAAGSALELGAWRCSLEFAATLRAHNVPFTDGFRVIGTHNWVYWERDLPVAWPTISQGL; encoded by the coding sequence ATGCGGAAGTCGAGACGCTGGGCGGCGGTGGTCGCCTCACTGATGGTTGCTGTAGTCGGAACGGCCGGAGCAGCCCACGCCGACGACCTCAAGGCAGCGCAGATCTCGAAGACATCCAAGTTGAGCCCGGAGCGTACCGACGTCTGGGTCCGGTCACCGGCCATGGGTGGCAAGGTCAAGGTGTCGGTCCTGACCCCTCGGTACGGGAGTGGACCGCGCTCCACCGTCTATCTGCTCGACGGGGCGGATGCCGGCGAGGACGTCAGTGACTGGATCACCAAGGGTCGGGCAGGCAAGTTCTTCGCCGACAAGAACGTCAACGTGGTGCTGCCGACCGGCGGCGCAGGCAGCTTCTACACCAACTGGGCGCACCGCGATGCCAAGATCGGCAAGCCGCAGTGGGAGACCTTTCTCGCGAAGGAATTGCCGCCGCTGATCGACGCCAAGTTCAACGGCACCGGCCGCAACGCCGTCATCGGCCTGTCGATGGGCGGCCAATCGGCCTTCACCCTGGCGTTCCGGCACCCGAGTCTCTACTCGGGGATCGCGTCACTGAGCGGATGCCCGCCGGTGTCCGGGCCGGTGAACGAGAGTTACGTGCGCACCACTGTCGCGAAGTCCGGTGGCGACGCGACCAACATGTGGGGACCCTTTGGTTCCGCCAACTGGGACGCGCACGATCCGAGCAAGCATCTCGACAAGTTGCGGGGAAAGAACATCTTCATCGCCGCAGGTTCGGGAGCGGTCGGGCCGCTCGATCTGACCGCGCCCTACGACCCCAAGGACGGTCCTCGGTCGGCGGTCACCGCGGCCGGCTCTGCCCTCGAACTCGGTGCGTGGCGTTGCTCGCTCGAGTTCGCGGCGACCCTGCGGGCGCACAACGTCCCGTTCACCGACGGGTTCCGAGTGATCGGGACCCACAACTGGGTCTATTGGGAACGGGATCTGCCTGTCGCCTGGCCGACCATCTCCCAAGGCCTCTAG
- a CDS encoding thioesterase family protein: protein MTPAHDDLDDTPAVAGTGLDADGFAFVAEVGVRWSDMDAFGHINHARMVTLMEEARIEWLLSAGDEYVPLIKSAMIVHVEIRYQRQLRHDDSPLRIGMWIKGSRSVDFTIGYEIRAAGDDPSAKAACVASTQMAVVDVEAHTLRRLTPTEKEYLRSWSR from the coding sequence ATGACTCCGGCCCACGACGACCTCGACGACACCCCGGCGGTGGCCGGGACCGGTCTCGACGCGGACGGCTTCGCCTTTGTCGCCGAGGTGGGGGTCCGTTGGTCGGACATGGACGCATTCGGCCACATCAACCACGCTCGGATGGTGACGCTGATGGAGGAGGCGCGCATCGAATGGCTGCTGTCGGCGGGCGACGAGTACGTCCCGCTGATCAAGAGCGCGATGATCGTGCACGTCGAGATCCGCTATCAGCGTCAGCTACGGCACGACGACTCGCCGCTGCGGATCGGCATGTGGATCAAAGGGTCACGGTCGGTCGACTTCACCATCGGATACGAGATCCGCGCTGCCGGCGACGACCCGTCCGCGAAGGCGGCATGCGTGGCGAGCACGCAGATGGCGGTCGTCGACGTCGAGGCGCACACGCTGCGCAGGCTCACACCGACGGAGAAGGAGTATCTGCGTTCTTGGTCGCGGTGA
- a CDS encoding acyltransferase — protein MAARIPSLTGIRTVAALSVCLTHAAFWTGHYTDDFVGRLTARFEVGVAIFFVLSGYLLFSPWVRALVEGRAVPAVGRYFWHRARRVLPAYWVTVIAVYALYLVYEPADASPTGTGWSGFVRNMTLTQVYGLGHLHSGLTQMWSLAAEVVFYLVLPPLAWLLVSVVCRRRWRPDLLIVGLLALMLVSPVWAVVVAGSAGVNPTARLWAPAFFGWFVAGMLLAVCVHLIRRWNATLSVSIAVGALLLSATSIAGEPTITPTTASATIVKHVLYLVVAVGLIGPLTVRDQTDWWARLCGSRPMVWLGEISYEFFLVHVLVLEVVMDVLGYGVFTGSMAVAFVAVTAVSIPVAWLLHRVTAPLWRARTPGHVHTRG, from the coding sequence ATGGCCGCGCGGATCCCATCGCTCACCGGAATCCGCACCGTGGCGGCACTCTCGGTGTGTCTCACCCACGCCGCCTTCTGGACGGGCCACTACACCGACGACTTCGTCGGCCGACTCACCGCCCGCTTCGAGGTCGGTGTCGCCATCTTCTTCGTGCTCTCCGGATACCTGCTGTTCTCTCCCTGGGTGCGGGCGCTCGTCGAAGGCCGTGCCGTCCCGGCGGTCGGGCGCTACTTCTGGCATCGGGCGCGACGCGTCCTGCCGGCTTACTGGGTCACGGTCATCGCGGTCTATGCGCTCTACCTCGTCTACGAACCTGCCGATGCGTCACCGACGGGCACGGGCTGGTCCGGCTTCGTGCGCAACATGACCCTCACCCAGGTCTATGGGCTGGGCCATCTGCACTCGGGTCTGACGCAGATGTGGAGTCTGGCGGCCGAGGTGGTCTTCTACCTGGTGCTGCCGCCGCTCGCCTGGCTCCTCGTGTCGGTGGTGTGTCGTCGACGATGGCGTCCCGACCTGCTGATCGTCGGATTGCTCGCGCTGATGCTGGTGTCGCCCGTCTGGGCGGTGGTGGTCGCGGGCAGTGCCGGGGTGAATCCGACCGCACGTCTGTGGGCACCGGCGTTCTTCGGATGGTTCGTCGCGGGCATGCTGCTCGCGGTGTGCGTGCATCTGATCCGGCGATGGAACGCGACATTGTCGGTGTCGATCGCGGTCGGCGCGTTGCTGCTCTCGGCGACCTCCATCGCGGGCGAACCGACCATCACCCCGACCACCGCGTCCGCCACCATCGTCAAGCACGTGCTGTACCTCGTGGTCGCCGTCGGTTTGATCGGTCCGCTGACCGTTCGCGATCAGACCGACTGGTGGGCACGCCTGTGCGGAAGCCGCCCGATGGTGTGGCTCGGGGAGATCTCCTACGAGTTCTTCCTGGTCCATGTGCTGGTGCTGGAGGTGGTGATGGATGTCCTCGGATACGGGGTGTTCACCGGCTCGATGGCGGTCGCGTTTGTCGCCGTGACCGCGGTCAGTATCCCCGTCGCCTGGCTGCTGCACCGTGTCACCGCGCCGTTGTGGCGCGCTCGCACACCCGGGCACGTCCACACCCGCGGGTAG
- a CDS encoding magnesium transporter CorA family protein, with the protein MSERIRGQIWRNGEKVDGFELNKVSDCLDDPALLVWADLECPTSETMATLAEELKLDPFAVEDTVATAERVKAVGYAHHTFLMVYAVTATDAPDSAQREDHDVDREDDDPQSPARRADAFDLHRISVFVKKNAIITVRRTPHFDIESVVTRWDEIGGEQYGIGALLHGLLDVVVDGHFDAVQQLDDALEDIEGLLFDEKVPGRTLQRQTYAIRKDLVQLRRVILPMREVIGSIQRRRFENDAPSELDPHFSDLYDHALRAAEWTESLRDMVTTVFETNLSLADARLNSVMKKLTGWAAIIAVPTAITGFYGQNVPYPGYDQTAGFIISTVLIVVIVVGLYFSFRRRDWI; encoded by the coding sequence ATGTCAGAACGAATCCGCGGACAGATCTGGCGCAATGGCGAAAAGGTCGACGGATTCGAGCTGAACAAGGTCTCCGACTGCCTCGACGATCCCGCCCTGCTCGTCTGGGCAGATCTGGAATGTCCCACGAGTGAGACCATGGCGACGCTCGCCGAGGAACTGAAACTCGACCCGTTCGCGGTCGAGGACACCGTCGCGACAGCCGAGCGGGTCAAGGCCGTCGGCTACGCGCACCACACGTTCCTGATGGTCTACGCCGTCACCGCGACCGATGCGCCGGACTCCGCCCAGCGTGAAGATCACGACGTCGATCGCGAGGACGATGACCCGCAGAGTCCGGCTCGACGAGCCGACGCCTTTGATCTGCACCGCATCTCGGTGTTCGTGAAGAAGAACGCGATCATCACCGTCCGGCGCACGCCACACTTCGACATCGAGTCGGTGGTTACCCGATGGGACGAGATCGGTGGCGAGCAGTACGGCATCGGCGCTCTGCTGCACGGCCTCCTCGACGTCGTCGTCGACGGGCATTTCGACGCGGTGCAGCAACTCGACGACGCGCTCGAAGACATCGAGGGGTTGTTGTTCGACGAGAAGGTACCCGGCCGCACCTTGCAACGGCAGACCTACGCCATCCGTAAGGACCTGGTCCAGCTACGCCGGGTGATCCTCCCGATGCGCGAGGTCATCGGATCCATCCAGCGCCGCAGATTCGAGAACGATGCCCCATCCGAGCTCGATCCGCACTTCTCCGATCTCTACGACCATGCGCTGCGTGCGGCCGAATGGACAGAATCGTTGCGGGACATGGTGACCACCGTCTTCGAGACGAACCTGTCGCTGGCCGACGCGCGACTCAACTCGGTGATGAAGAAGCTGACCGGGTGGGCGGCTATCATCGCCGTGCCCACCGCCATCACCGGCTTCTACGGCCAGAATGTGCCGTATCCCGGCTACGATCAGACCGCCGGGTTCATCATCAGCACAGTGCTGATCGTGGTGATCGTCGTGGGCCTCTACTTCAGCTTCCGTCGGCGTGACTGGATCTGA
- a CDS encoding helix-turn-helix domain-containing protein, whose amino-acid sequence MTSYGQFCPVAKAMELLDERWTILVVRELLLGSRHFNELRRGVPKMSPALLTKRLRSLERAGVVRRAEVGGRSVYALTEKGEELTEVVTALSSWGTRWISELGDADLDPHLLMWDIHRTIPIDRWPRRRTMVEFTFHDIIGKAGSWWLVVSDGEAQVCDFDPGYDVDATVVTDLRTLTEVWRGDIDWRTGLLDDRITVLAPADVRRDVPEWIGQSTASAIPRPA is encoded by the coding sequence ATGACTTCCTATGGACAGTTCTGTCCGGTCGCCAAGGCGATGGAACTGCTCGACGAGCGGTGGACGATCCTCGTTGTCCGCGAACTCCTGCTGGGCAGTAGGCATTTCAACGAGCTTCGCCGGGGGGTGCCGAAGATGTCGCCTGCCCTGCTCACCAAACGGCTGCGCAGCCTCGAACGCGCCGGGGTGGTGCGGCGCGCCGAGGTGGGTGGGCGTTCGGTCTACGCGCTCACCGAGAAGGGGGAAGAGCTGACCGAAGTGGTGACCGCGCTGAGTTCGTGGGGAACGCGCTGGATCTCCGAACTCGGCGACGCCGACCTCGATCCCCATCTGTTGATGTGGGACATCCATCGGACCATTCCCATCGACCGCTGGCCCCGACGTCGCACGATGGTGGAATTCACCTTCCACGACATCATCGGCAAGGCCGGTTCGTGGTGGCTGGTGGTCAGCGACGGCGAGGCGCAGGTCTGTGATTTCGATCCCGGCTACGATGTCGACGCCACCGTGGTCACCGATCTGCGTACGCTCACCGAGGTGTGGCGAGGCGACATCGACTGGCGAACCGGCCTGCTCGACGACCGGATAACGGTTCTCGCACCGGCGGACGTGCGGCGCGACGTGCCGGAGTGGATCGGTCAGAGTACCGCGTCGGCCATCCCGCGTCCGGCCTGA
- a CDS encoding class I SAM-dependent methyltransferase → MSVDNITTDQALKAKHRAVWASGDYPAVADVITQLGPRLVDAAEIGPDDRVVDVAAGAGNVAIPAARTGAHVVATDLTPELLQTGESTEPDLGIVWRTADAEDLPFDSGTFDVAVSCVGVMFAPHHQRCADELVRVCRPGGRIGLINWTPSGFIGQLFSVMKPYAPPPPPGASPGVLWGDTDHVRTLFGDRVRDVTATAESLPVSRFADGAEFRDFFKAAYGPTIMTYKAIGDDAARIAELDAAMAALADEYLDNGQMAWEYLLFAATVGGATELR, encoded by the coding sequence ATGTCCGTCGACAACATCACCACCGACCAGGCGCTGAAAGCGAAACACCGCGCAGTGTGGGCGTCCGGAGACTATCCAGCCGTCGCCGATGTGATCACCCAACTCGGACCGCGTCTCGTCGACGCCGCCGAGATCGGCCCCGACGATCGCGTGGTCGACGTCGCCGCCGGCGCAGGCAATGTGGCTATCCCGGCCGCACGGACCGGCGCTCACGTGGTCGCCACCGACCTGACCCCCGAACTGCTCCAAACAGGTGAATCCACCGAACCCGACCTCGGGATCGTCTGGCGGACCGCCGACGCCGAGGACCTGCCGTTCGACTCCGGCACCTTCGACGTGGCCGTGTCCTGCGTCGGCGTGATGTTCGCGCCCCACCATCAACGCTGCGCCGACGAACTGGTCCGGGTCTGTCGGCCCGGTGGCCGGATCGGCTTGATCAACTGGACGCCCAGCGGCTTCATCGGCCAGCTCTTCTCCGTCATGAAGCCATACGCACCGCCGCCTCCGCCCGGCGCGAGCCCCGGCGTGCTGTGGGGAGACACCGATCATGTGCGCACCCTGTTCGGTGACCGTGTCCGCGACGTCACCGCGACGGCCGAATCGCTGCCCGTCAGTCGATTCGCTGACGGCGCGGAGTTCCGGGACTTCTTCAAGGCGGCTTACGGGCCGACGATCATGACATACAAGGCGATCGGTGACGATGCCGCACGGATCGCCGAACTGGATGCGGCGATGGCGGCCCTCGCCGACGAATACCTCGACAACGGGCAGATGGCCTGGGAATATCTGCTGTTCGCGGCCACCGTCGGTGGCGCTACTGAATTGCGCTGA
- a CDS encoding DUF5701 family protein codes for MHPTSVHLPDLPTQARRLIDLGVASLAGIDDAALVDAAASAGDTTDALLVPHPDVLAPSVAAPLLTRADKPGFVVVDMTDLDDFAPITGVDLPNGPFYLLSGIERGDEMANWSPDEALPAITGAARTPLTIGEGIAWLLQQPDQLEPNHCFMTIGSRLTRASGRLDARTPAIWISGGTGRDGRERKGAPKVGWCWAGNRHTWLGFASAADRRAITAGT; via the coding sequence ATGCACCCGACGAGTGTTCACCTCCCCGACCTCCCGACACAGGCCCGCCGGCTCATCGACCTCGGAGTGGCGAGTCTCGCGGGCATCGATGACGCCGCGCTCGTCGATGCCGCCGCGTCCGCTGGTGACACCACAGACGCGCTTCTCGTCCCACACCCGGACGTGCTCGCGCCGTCCGTGGCCGCGCCACTGCTCACCCGCGCCGACAAGCCCGGATTTGTCGTCGTCGACATGACCGACCTCGATGACTTCGCGCCGATCACCGGGGTCGACCTGCCGAACGGGCCGTTCTACCTGCTCTCCGGCATCGAGCGCGGTGACGAGATGGCCAACTGGAGTCCCGACGAGGCGCTGCCGGCGATCACGGGTGCCGCCCGCACCCCACTCACCATCGGGGAAGGAATCGCGTGGCTGCTGCAACAACCCGACCAGCTCGAGCCGAACCACTGCTTCATGACCATCGGGTCGCGTCTGACGAGGGCGAGCGGTCGCCTCGACGCCCGTACCCCGGCGATCTGGATCTCCGGCGGCACCGGCCGGGACGGCCGGGAGCGCAAGGGCGCGCCGAAGGTCGGTTGGTGCTGGGCGGGTAACCGTCACACGTGGCTCGGGTTTGCGTCGGCAGCCGATCGCCGGGCGATCACCGCGGGTACGTGA
- a CDS encoding HNH endonuclease signature motif containing protein: protein MFSFTDPVADDAAVSSAPSASLADAARDMQRQGRQREARMVLLAYRLGLSVSDDFVVNPVRQNGIRDAADKAAVGEVSLQLGVSRSQAGKWLTLGAQLQRMPQLRLAFLEGDFALHRISVISAILGVVDDDLRGVLEPLALGLARRATTDPMLRSQLEKLLIELDPDAAAAARKDFAERNQNVIVRPDAFGHNTVDATVPAEHGVFLRERLAALLALRVCKHDPRTTGQQRVAALAELMGFPAARLTCACGRDGCGRGVDEPAPASGLEPEAASGIVVVVDPDDGRAPHLRGHGAIDPGHAAEIGDAARQIELPAESIVAGAGGGDGPAPPIDPTGHGGFSVPPPGALVYQPSKQLRAQILATDLWCRYPYCGNPSHACEIDHLVKFDHADPNAGGWTVAYNLIPMCTPDHHRKHLGVWIPTMHTDRSITWRNSVTGQQIVTYPR, encoded by the coding sequence ATGTTCTCGTTCACCGATCCCGTCGCCGATGATGCAGCCGTGTCGTCGGCGCCGTCTGCGAGCCTGGCCGATGCCGCCCGTGACATGCAACGCCAAGGGCGCCAGCGGGAGGCACGGATGGTGTTGCTGGCCTATCGGCTCGGACTGTCGGTGTCCGACGACTTCGTCGTGAACCCGGTGCGCCAGAACGGGATTCGCGACGCCGCCGACAAAGCAGCGGTCGGTGAGGTGTCGCTCCAGCTCGGTGTCTCGAGATCGCAGGCGGGCAAGTGGCTCACACTCGGCGCGCAGTTGCAGCGGATGCCCCAACTGCGGTTGGCGTTTCTCGAGGGTGACTTCGCCCTGCACCGGATCTCGGTGATCTCCGCGATTCTCGGCGTCGTCGACGACGACCTGCGCGGCGTCCTCGAACCACTGGCGTTGGGGTTGGCGCGGCGCGCCACCACCGATCCGATGCTGCGTTCGCAACTCGAGAAACTACTCATCGAACTCGACCCTGATGCCGCGGCTGCCGCTCGCAAGGATTTCGCCGAACGCAACCAGAATGTCATCGTCAGACCTGATGCGTTCGGCCACAACACCGTCGACGCAACAGTTCCGGCCGAACACGGCGTGTTCCTCAGGGAGCGACTCGCCGCGTTGCTCGCTCTCAGGGTGTGTAAGCACGATCCGCGCACGACCGGTCAGCAGCGTGTTGCGGCGTTGGCCGAACTCATGGGATTTCCGGCCGCGCGCTTGACCTGTGCATGTGGTCGTGACGGCTGCGGTCGCGGTGTGGATGAACCTGCGCCGGCATCCGGGCTCGAACCGGAGGCCGCGTCCGGCATCGTTGTGGTCGTCGACCCCGATGACGGCCGAGCACCTCATCTGCGCGGCCACGGTGCCATCGATCCCGGCCATGCGGCCGAGATCGGCGACGCCGCACGGCAGATCGAACTACCGGCTGAGTCGATCGTCGCCGGCGCTGGTGGCGGCGACGGTCCTGCCCCGCCGATCGACCCCACCGGGCATGGCGGGTTCAGCGTCCCGCCTCCTGGAGCTCTGGTCTACCAGCCGTCGAAACAGTTGCGGGCGCAGATCCTCGCGACGGACCTGTGGTGCAGATATCCATACTGCGGCAACCCGTCCCACGCGTGCGAGATCGATCATCTGGTCAAGTTCGACCACGCCGATCCGAACGCGGGAGGCTGGACCGTGGCCTACAACCTGATACCGATGTGCACTCCCGATCACCACCGCAAACATCTCGGCGTGTGGATCCCGACCATGCACACCGATCGCAGCATCACTTGGCGCAATTCCGTGACCGGACAGCAGATTGTCACGTACCCGCGGTGA